The genomic window GGCCCGGTGCGAAGTGGGCGAGCGACGGCAGGCGGTGGTTCGGGATCGGGTAGTAGACGCCGCTGCCGACCTGGTGCTCCTCCTTCAGCGCACGCACGAAGCCGTCGCGGTCGTCCGTCACCCGGATCGTGTACTGGTGGTAGACGTGCACGGCGCCGTCGAGCACGGGCGGCACCAGGACTCCACGGAGGTTCGCGTCGAGGAACGCCGCGTTGGACTGGCGGGTCGCCGTCCAGGCATCCACCTTCGTCAGCTGCACGCGGCCGATCGCGGCGTGGATGTCGGTCATGCGCGCGTTGAAGCCGATGACCTCGTTCTCGTACTGACGCTCCATGCCCTGGTTGCGCAGAAGGCGCGCGTTGCGGGCGATGTCGTCGGTCGCGGCAGAGATCATGCCGCCCTCGCCGCTGGTCATGTTCTTCGTCGGGTAGAGCGAGAACATGCCGAACGCGCCGAACGTGCCGACCGGGCGCCCGTCGAGCGATGCGCCGTGCGCCTGAGCCGCGTCCTCGTACAGCGCGATCCCGTGCTTCGCGGCGATCGCCTCGAGCTCGCGCATGCGCGCGGGGTGACCGTACAGGTGCACGGGCATGATCCCCTTGGTCTTGTCGGTGATGGATGCCTCCACCGCCGCGGGGTCGAGCGTGAAGGTCTCCGGCTCGATGTCGGCGAACACAGGCGTCGCGCCGGTGAGCGCGACGGAGTTCCCGGTCGCGGCGAAGGTGAAGGACGGGACGATCACCTCGTCACCGGCGCCGACGCCGGCGGCGAGGAGGCCCAGGTGCAGGCCGGCTGTTCCGGAGTTGACCGCGACGACGGGGCGGCCCTGCACGAAGTGGTCGGCGAACTCCCGCTCGAATGCGGCGACCTCCGGCCCCTGGGCGACCATGCCGCTGCGCAGCACGCGGTCGACCGCCTCGCGCTCCTCGTCGCCGATGATGGGCTTGGCGGGCGGGATGAACTCGCTCACGCGATCTCCTCTGTCAGGTGTCCGTCGGACTCGATGTAGCGCGCGCCCGTCGCCGGGCAGATCCAGGCGCCCTCGGGCGCCTCGCGGGTGAGGGGGATGCCGGCCTTGCCGACCCATCCGAGCCGGCGGGCGGGGACCCCGGCCACGAGGGCGAACGGCGGGACGTCCTTGACGACCACGGCACCGGCGGCGACGGTGGCCCACGCGCCGATCGTCACGGGTGCGACGCACGTCGCACGGGCGCCGATGGAGGCGCCGGTCTCGATCGTGACCCCGACCGGCTCCCAGTCGTGCGCGCTCTTGAGAGACCCGTCCGCGTTGATCGCCCGCGGATACGTGTCGTTGGTCAGCACGACCGCCGGGCCGATGAACACTCCATCGCCCAGCTTCGCGGGCTCGTATACCAGCGCGTAGTTCTGGACCTTGCAGTTGTCGCCCAGCACGACGCCGGTGCCGATGTAGGCGCCGCGGCCGACGATGCAGTTGCGACCGAGGACGGCCTGCTCGCGCACCTGGGCGAGATGCCAGATCGAGGATCCGTCGCCGATGTGGGCGTCGGGGGAGACGTCGGCCGATTCGACGATGCGCACGGCGGAAGAGTGGGTCACGTTCGGGGGCTCCTTGCACCATGCCGCAGTCCGGTGCGGGGTGCGGCTCGATTGTATCCGGCGGTCATGGCCGCCTGCTGAGTGCCGACAGCACCGCCTCCGCGGCCCGCTGGCCCACAGCGGCCAGCGAGACGTGCGCGAGGGCCCACGCCGCCCGCTCCGGACGACGGCGCTCGGTCTCCCCCGACGCCTCCGCGTCCAGCAGCCGTCGCATGGCGTCGGCGACGGCATCCGTCTCGAACTCCACGGCTTCGCCGAGCTCGGCATCCGCGACGAGCTCCCGGCCGGAGCGCGCCCCGGTGAACAGCACCGGCGTGCCGCACGCGGCGGCAGCGTAGGTCTTGGTCGGACGGGCGAAGTCGTAGCCGATCCCGGGAGCGATGCTCACGAGCGCCGCGGTCGCACCGCGGATCCACGACGCCGACTCCGCAGGACTGACGACGCCGCCGAAGACGACGCGGCCGGGGACCAGCTGCTCGGCGAGGGATCGCAGATCGCGCTCGACCGCGCCCTGGCCGAAGAACCGCAGCCTCACATCCGGATGCTCCTGCGCGATGGCGGCGAAGGCGCGCACGAAGATCTCGGGGCGCTGCCACTCCGACATCGTGCCGGTGTAGACGAAGTAGCGCTCATCGGCGGCGGGCGCGACGCCGGGAGCGAAGACGTCGGTGTCGATGCCGTTGCCGACCACCACCACTCGTTCGCGATCGGCACCGAGCGCGACCAGTCGGTCGGTCACCTCGTCGGAGATCGACAGGGTGACGGCCGCGCGTCGCAGCACCGCGCGCTCCATCCGTCGCATGACCTCGACCACCGCCGACGAAGCGCCCATCGACTTCACGCCGTCGGTCCACACGTCGGCGGCGTAGTACGCGAAGGGACGGCGTCGCACCGCCGCCGCCATGGCGACGACGAGCCCCGTGGTGGGAGGCGACTCGGCCACCGCGAGGCTCCATCGGCGGAAGATCAGCCGCAGGAGCAGGGGAACGTCGAAGCTGGCGTACTGCAGGTAGCCGCGCACATTCCCCCCGCTGTCGCGCAGCACCGGCCAGCGAGAGACCGAGACGCCCGCGGGGTCGGGCGTCGCAGGAGCGTGCTGCGGCGGCACCGTGGTCACGACGGTGACGGATGCCGCGGCATCCGTCAGCCCTCGTGCCAGCGCCCCCAGGCGGAACGCGCCGGCGCTCACCTCGGGCACGAACAGGCGCGAGGCGATGACGACCGCTGTGCGGCCGGTGCCTGCCGAGGTCATCGCGACGCGTCCGAGCCGTCGTCGGGCGCCGTGTCGGCGGGCGACTCGTCGGCACCCGACGGTGTGCCGAGGGAGTCCCGCGCGGACTGCTCGAGCTCTGCCAGTCGCAGCTCGTGGAAGGCGCTCTGCTCGGCGAGCGTGCGGATCTTGTCCTCGACCCGGGTGAGCTCGGCTCCGTACTGCAGGCTGACGAGGAACAGCAGCCCGATCGCGATGAAGAACACCAGGTTCGTCGGCACCGCGATGCCCAGAAGCTGAGCGGCCCACGTGAGCGTCTGCGGGAAGATCGCCACGATGAGCGCGAGGACTCCGCCGACGAGCCACCACACCGCATGCCGCTCGCGGAGCGTGGCGCGACGCATCAGCTCGATGATCGCGACGAGTGCGAGCAGCGCGGCGGCGATGCCGAAGGCGTAGGTCATCGGGGTCATGCGGCGACCTCCGCCGGGATGGGCACACGAGGACGAAGGAGGGCGAGCAGGAAGGCCATGCCCGCGCGGACCAGGTACACCGTCGCGCGCAGCGGCTGGTGCGACGGTTCGCCTGCCTGGCGGGGGCGCATGGCGACGGGATGCTGTGTGAGCCGCAGACCCGCGCGGGCCCCGATCACGAGCGCCTCGACCGTGTCGCCGAGGTATTCCGCGGGGTAGGTGTCGGCGAACAGGCGCACCGCCGCCGGACCGTTCGCCTTGAACCCGCTCGTGACGTCGTCGAGCCGGCGCCCGGCGACGCGGCTCACCGCCCACGCGAGGGTGCGCATCGCCCATCGTCGCGGGCCGCGGGCGCCGTAGTCGCCGACTCCCGCGAAGCGCGCGCCGATGACGACGTCGGCCTCATCCAGCCCCGCGATGAGGTCGGGGATGTAGGCCGGATCGTGCTGACCGTCCGCGTCGACCTGGACGACGATCGAGTGGCCGTGGTCCCTGGCGTACCGGAATCCGGCGCGCATCGCCCCCCCGACGCCGAGGTTGAACGGCAGGCGCAGCACGGTCGCGTCGGCGGCACCGGCCACGCGGGCCGTGCCATCCGTCGATCCGTCGTCGACGACGAGGCACACCGCGCCCGGGACCGCCTCACGGACGCTGCGCACCACCGCAGCGACCGACTCCTCCTCGTTGAGCGCCGGAACGACGACCAGAAGGCTGTGCACGGGGGCGGGCATATCACGCAATCCTAGTCCGGCCGGGTTCTGTCTCACCGCTCGCACGCGGTGATCCGCCACAGCGACGCCTCGCCCTCGCTGTCGACCAGCTCGAACCCGGGCTGTCCGGCGAAGTCCGTCATGCCCTCGAGCTCGTAGCGTCCGGGAGTGTCCTCGCCGAGCCCGAAGTCGAGCACGAACGACGGCGAGCCGTA from Microbacterium sulfonylureivorans includes these protein-coding regions:
- a CDS encoding DegT/DnrJ/EryC1/StrS family aminotransferase, yielding MSEFIPPAKPIIGDEEREAVDRVLRSGMVAQGPEVAAFEREFADHFVQGRPVVAVNSGTAGLHLGLLAAGVGAGDEVIVPSFTFAATGNSVALTGATPVFADIEPETFTLDPAAVEASITDKTKGIMPVHLYGHPARMRELEAIAAKHGIALYEDAAQAHGASLDGRPVGTFGAFGMFSLYPTKNMTSGEGGMISAATDDIARNARLLRNQGMERQYENEVIGFNARMTDIHAAIGRVQLTKVDAWTATRQSNAAFLDANLRGVLVPPVLDGAVHVYHQYTIRVTDDRDGFVRALKEEHQVGSGVYYPIPNHRLPSLAHFAPGLDLPQTEIAAREVVSLPVHPSLSQDDLARIVSAVNAVAGAGA
- a CDS encoding acyltransferase gives rise to the protein MTHSSAVRIVESADVSPDAHIGDGSSIWHLAQVREQAVLGRNCIVGRGAYIGTGVVLGDNCKVQNYALVYEPAKLGDGVFIGPAVVLTNDTYPRAINADGSLKSAHDWEPVGVTIETGASIGARATCVAPVTIGAWATVAAGAVVVKDVPPFALVAGVPARRLGWVGKAGIPLTREAPEGAWICPATGARYIESDGHLTEEIA
- a CDS encoding glycosyltransferase family 4 protein, which encodes MTSAGTGRTAVVIASRLFVPEVSAGAFRLGALARGLTDAAASVTVVTTVPPQHAPATPDPAGVSVSRWPVLRDSGGNVRGYLQYASFDVPLLLRLIFRRWSLAVAESPPTTGLVVAMAAAVRRRPFAYYAADVWTDGVKSMGASSAVVEVMRRMERAVLRRAAVTLSISDEVTDRLVALGADRERVVVVGNGIDTDVFAPGVAPAADERYFVYTGTMSEWQRPEIFVRAFAAIAQEHPDVRLRFFGQGAVERDLRSLAEQLVPGRVVFGGVVSPAESASWIRGATAALVSIAPGIGYDFARPTKTYAAAACGTPVLFTGARSGRELVADAELGEAVEFETDAVADAMRRLLDAEASGETERRRPERAAWALAHVSLAAVGQRAAEAVLSALSRRP
- a CDS encoding DUF2304 domain-containing protein, with amino-acid sequence MTPMTYAFGIAAALLALVAIIELMRRATLRERHAVWWLVGGVLALIVAIFPQTLTWAAQLLGIAVPTNLVFFIAIGLLFLVSLQYGAELTRVEDKIRTLAEQSAFHELRLAELEQSARDSLGTPSGADESPADTAPDDGSDASR
- a CDS encoding glycosyltransferase family 2 protein; translation: MPAPVHSLLVVVPALNEEESVAAVVRSVREAVPGAVCLVVDDGSTDGTARVAGAADATVLRLPFNLGVGGAMRAGFRYARDHGHSIVVQVDADGQHDPAYIPDLIAGLDEADVVIGARFAGVGDYGARGPRRWAMRTLAWAVSRVAGRRLDDVTSGFKANGPAAVRLFADTYPAEYLGDTVEALVIGARAGLRLTQHPVAMRPRQAGEPSHQPLRATVYLVRAGMAFLLALLRPRVPIPAEVAA